The DNA sequence GTAGTAGATCACAAACTGAGTGAAACACTCTCTCTCTTAAATCTTATCTCTCTACCTAGGTTGGTGAATTGCCCTTGGACTCACCCTATTGTTCTTCACAATCTTGGGTGCCTTCTCTGCATACCTTGGAACTTCAACAAATTTTGCATCTTTCTGCCATTTCAGTGATCCCAATTTCACCAACTCTTtcccttctcttccttcttcaactccttcttgCGCTGCATCAATCAAATCAATTGCATCAACAAAGAAAGTAACCTAAACCCTTTACtttatacatcaaaattaatcaCCCCCATAACATTTCCcccataaaaattaaatctttttacaCCCCAATACAGATATACACATGAAAACTTTACATTTACATGCCAGAACTCGAGAGATCTAAGAAAACGGTAACGAGAAGATAATGAAATCATAGCTTACTGTCAACAAGTTGATGAAGCTCACGAAAGATAGCATCTTCATCAAAATCGAAGTCGAAAGCATCGTTCTGAGGATCCTGGAAGCGCTCACGGAGCCAATAGTCGCGGAACCAGGGTGAAGAGTGAACAAGGTCCCACCATTGGTCAGAGAAATCCTCGACCGTACGGTAAGCAAGAGGAACGAACATGGGAGCGTTGGGATTCAAAGTGGAAGACGAGGATCTTGAAGCAGACATCACTTCCATTGTTGAGTGAAGAGGATAAGGATGAAAGTTTTGATCTTTGTTCTCTGATGCTTATCCATAAGGACTTAAGGGGATGCTATATATAGGGACTAAATGGTCCAAAAGGGATATGGGTCACGTGACATTAGGCACGTGACATGTATTATCccttacaaaaatgaaaaattgttTTACCAATTTACCCTTTCAAGTttcaatcaataaaaataaaaggcgTGTTGGGACATGGGTGAATGAGGGAAGATAAAAGTAGtaatttagtaaattataatttttaattataaaaattaaaagttaatatttatatcaaaaaatgatatatttcactaatttaatatacagttaaaatttaaataaaaataaatttttgggacatatattaatatattttttttctaaagttagAGAATAATTTAAAGTGTACTTTTTTTTTATCCATTACATATATAAAACGACAACTCTCAACACTTATTTAAGCGAACAAGTAAACTAAATTGGTCATTCAATCAATCAAGTTGGTTATTTAAAGTGTAACTTTGATAGCAGAATAATTGAGCGTGTGATATGACTGAGGGTTACGTGTAGCCAAAGGGGAAAAGGTATTGGGATTGGAGAAAGTAACGACTAATGAGTAATGAGGCAGCCACTGTTTTTGGACTCACACACTATGGGCCCTTTTGGCAGCCGTTGTGGTCTGCCAAACCATGCGCGCTTATCTTCGCTCCATCATCCATAATGCACACTATGTTACACGTCATTTCTTGTCTCATTCTTTTTTATTCTCACCTTCGTCGGTGAttaaactataaataaataaataaattatatatttgtc is a window from the Arachis hypogaea cultivar Tifrunner chromosome 17, arahy.Tifrunner.gnm2.J5K5, whole genome shotgun sequence genome containing:
- the LOC112764854 gene encoding protein EARLY RESPONSIVE TO DEHYDRATION 15, producing MEVMSASRSSSSTLNPNAPMFVPLAYRTVEDFSDQWWDLVHSSPWFRDYWLRERFQDPQNDAFDFDFDEDAIFRELHQLVDTQEGVEEGREGKELVKLGSLKWQKDAKFVEVPRYAEKAPKIVKNNRVSPRAIHQPR